The genomic interval CGTTTTGACAGGTCCGGAGAGCCATGCATCGCGTCCCGGGCCATGTCGACCAGGGACCTGGTCGCTTCGGTCTGCACCGCGCGAAGGCTCGAGAGTTCCAAACCTTCCTCATCAGCGAATAGGCCGTCGTCGTCGTGTAGATCGAAATAATACCGTGTCATTGAGCGCTCCCAACAGCAGGCGGGAGCGCACCGCGTCTCTCAGCCACCGACGCCTACGCGCAAAGCCCCGATCGGTGATGGATTGACAATAGGGCTGATGCCAAATGGTTGCTAAGCCGCAACGCCGTTGTCCATGATGCGAAGGGTCCGATTTTCGGAGCAGACAAAGTTCGTAGGCGATCCATCCTCGCTTGCAACGCCCCTTTGACCGATAGCCGAGTTGGCTTGTGGAGCTGCCCACGGGGGAGGAGAGGACTTCCGGTTACCCCGCTCGGCATTGTAGGAGAAACTCACCTCAAGCGAGGTTCCAGCCGATTCTCCGTACACCCGCTCCGTTGTAACCTGATAGGATCCAATATCGCTGGACCCTGAGGAGTCGTCTTGCAATGAGGCGGCGTGAGTTCACAGCCGTGCTGTTGCTTGCTGCTGCTATACGGCCTGCGCTGGCGCAGCAGCGCGCCATCCCTCGAATAGCAATCTTCCATCCTGCCATCCCGACGACACTGCTTACCGAAACCGGCGGTGGAACGGCCTGGCGTGCGTTCTTCGGTGAGCTGCGCCGCCTCGGTTATGTCGAAGGCCAGAGCCTGATCGTCGAGCGCTATTCGGCAGAGGGGCACCACGAGCGCTATGCAGACATCGCGCGGGCCGTCGTGGACAGCAATCCGGATCTGATCGTTACCGGAACCAATCCCGTCGTGCTCGCCTTCAAGGCGATCACCAGTCGTACCCCGATTGTTGCGTTCATGATCGATCCGCTGAAGGCAGCACTGGTCGCAAGCCTCGCCCGGCCGGGCGGCAATCTCACCGGCATCACGCTCGACGCCGGAATCGAAATTTGGGGCAAGCGCCTCGAGTTATTGAAGGAAGCCGTCCCCTCGACAAGCCGGACCGCCTTTCTCGGCATGCGCGAGGGGTGGGAAGGTTCGTTTGGACAGGCCATACGGGACGTAGCCAGCCGATTGGGAATCTCGCTGATTTCAATGCTGCCGAGCGCCGGCACCACGTCGGAGATCGAGCGTGTCTTTGCGGAGATGGCCGAGCAACGGCCTGACGCCGTGTTGATCACCGGCGAAGGCGACCTCTATGCCAACCGTCAATTGATCTCCGAGCTCGCGTACAAGTACCGCATGCCGACGATGTGTCCGTACCGCGACTACGTCGATGCCGGAGGACTGATGGCCTATACGGTGGACCTTGCGGAGCTGCTGAAGCACATGGCCCGAGACGTCCAGCGAATTCTCACCGGGACGAAGCCGGGCGACATCCCGATCTATCAGCCTACGAAGTTCGAGCTGCTGATCAACCTGAGGACGGCAAGAACGATCGGCCTT from Bradyrhizobium arachidis carries:
- a CDS encoding DUF6894 family protein yields the protein MTRYYFDLHDDDGLFADEEGLELSSLRAVQTEATRSLVDMARDAMHGSPDLSKRHMAIEVRNEAGPVMQVRLHFAVEKPKQ
- a CDS encoding ABC transporter substrate-binding protein; translation: MRRREFTAVLLLAAAIRPALAQQRAIPRIAIFHPAIPTTLLTETGGGTAWRAFFGELRRLGYVEGQSLIVERYSAEGHHERYADIARAVVDSNPDLIVTGTNPVVLAFKAITSRTPIVAFMIDPLKAALVASLARPGGNLTGITLDAGIEIWGKRLELLKEAVPSTSRTAFLGMREGWEGSFGQAIRDVASRLGISLISMLPSAGTTSEIERVFAEMAEQRPDAVLITGEGDLYANRQLISELAYKYRMPTMCPYRDYVDAGGLMAYTVDLAELLKHMARDVQRILTGTKPGDIPIYQPTKFELLINLRTARTIGLSLPANLLSRADEMIE